In Gemmata obscuriglobus, a single genomic region encodes these proteins:
- a CDS encoding chemotaxis protein CheW: MDTNEPNGPPALSTGSGQFLTFRLRDEEFGVDLLRVQEIRGYSKVTALPNTPPEVRGVLNLRGAVIPILDLRVRFGLPPTEYTPFTVIVVVTVADKAVGLIVDAVSDVLNVGAKDVVPTPDLGTRAETALLTGIARDGPRLVSLINIDRLVGAAAPEPAHAF; the protein is encoded by the coding sequence ATGGATACGAACGAGCCCAACGGCCCGCCGGCCCTCTCCACCGGCAGCGGCCAGTTCCTGACGTTCCGGCTGCGGGACGAGGAGTTCGGGGTGGACCTGCTCCGGGTCCAAGAAATTCGCGGGTACTCGAAGGTGACGGCGCTCCCGAACACCCCGCCCGAGGTGCGCGGGGTGCTGAACCTGCGCGGGGCGGTGATCCCGATCCTGGACCTGCGCGTCCGGTTCGGCCTGCCCCCCACCGAGTACACCCCGTTCACCGTGATCGTCGTGGTGACCGTGGCCGACAAGGCCGTCGGGCTCATCGTGGACGCGGTGTCGGACGTGCTCAACGTGGGGGCCAAAGACGTGGTCCCCACGCCCGACCTGGGCACCCGGGCCGAGACCGCCCTGCTCACCGGGATCGCCCGGGACGGGCCGCGGCTCGTGTCCCTCATCAACATCGACCGGCTCGTCGGGGCGGCCGCCCCGGAGCCCGCGCACGCGTTTTGA
- a CDS encoding methyl-accepting chemotaxis protein, which translates to MVDSMLPVLWKVRLGPRLVCGFLLVAGACAILAYQSMDALGALRECQTNANSNLVPSALALGKVRSGALTVQRLERSAVIFGRRGDERITGPIRGAHEEAKRSIDEGIKAYAALPMTDKEAAMWKAFEAKFAEWKRHSEEIWGHIDRREFEKAEDAMARETAPMLELTAALTGVLDTQLAISKDEEAKATKVFEQGRRTMWAVSIGAVLAAAGLGLLLTASVVRPLTETVSILEGVSKGDLSRKMAIQSADEMAQLGNALNVAIDGLIVTREAERVQAEREKERIAQEARAVTERAEKEAAAVADRAEKAAAAVAELQRKMDAIQLCVDALAAGDFTVDIPDLGNDNVGRMAHSLNAAVLNVRTALEGVRDVSEQLADASGQLSSASEEISSGAQEQASSLEETASALQEITATVKQSADNAQQARQLASGSKEVAERGGTVVSGAVGAMGEINASSKKIAEIITTIDEIAFQTNLLALNAAVEAARAGEQGRGFAVVASEVRNLAQRSATAAKEIKGLIQDSVKKVDAGTELVNKSGDTLAEIVTSVKRVTDIVTEMAAASREQSSGIEQVNKAVSQMDTVTQRNASQTEEMSATAQALTDQAGQLRDLVGRFKLGHGSAAPAARPAKRSAPKPRPAVAKALKRHSSNGNGNGNGSSNGHGGGHELDSMGSDGFSDF; encoded by the coding sequence ATGGTCGACTCGATGCTCCCGGTTCTGTGGAAGGTGCGCCTCGGGCCGCGCCTGGTGTGCGGGTTCCTGCTCGTGGCCGGGGCGTGCGCGATCCTCGCGTACCAGTCGATGGACGCGCTCGGCGCGCTCCGCGAGTGCCAGACCAACGCCAACTCCAACCTGGTGCCGTCCGCCCTTGCGCTGGGCAAGGTGCGGAGCGGGGCGCTGACCGTTCAGCGGCTCGAGCGCAGCGCGGTCATCTTCGGCCGCCGCGGCGACGAGCGGATCACCGGGCCGATCCGCGGGGCGCACGAAGAGGCCAAGAGGAGCATCGACGAGGGCATCAAAGCTTACGCCGCGCTGCCGATGACGGACAAGGAGGCCGCCATGTGGAAGGCGTTCGAGGCCAAGTTCGCGGAGTGGAAGCGGCACAGCGAGGAGATCTGGGGCCACATCGACCGGCGCGAGTTCGAGAAGGCCGAGGACGCGATGGCCCGCGAGACCGCGCCGATGCTCGAACTGACCGCGGCCCTGACGGGCGTCCTCGACACCCAGCTCGCGATCAGCAAGGACGAGGAGGCCAAAGCCACCAAGGTGTTCGAGCAGGGGCGGCGGACCATGTGGGCGGTGAGCATCGGGGCGGTGCTGGCCGCGGCCGGGCTGGGGCTCTTGCTGACCGCGTCGGTGGTCCGCCCGCTCACCGAAACCGTGTCCATACTCGAGGGCGTGTCGAAGGGGGACCTGAGCCGCAAGATGGCGATCCAGTCGGCCGACGAGATGGCCCAACTGGGGAACGCGCTGAACGTGGCCATCGACGGGCTGATCGTCACCCGGGAGGCCGAGCGGGTCCAGGCCGAGCGGGAGAAGGAGCGGATCGCCCAGGAGGCGCGGGCCGTCACCGAGCGGGCCGAGAAGGAGGCCGCCGCGGTCGCCGATCGGGCCGAGAAGGCGGCCGCCGCGGTCGCCGAGCTGCAGCGCAAGATGGACGCCATCCAGCTCTGCGTGGACGCGCTGGCGGCGGGCGACTTCACGGTGGACATCCCGGACCTGGGCAACGACAACGTGGGCCGGATGGCGCACTCGCTCAACGCGGCGGTGCTGAACGTGCGCACCGCTTTGGAAGGGGTGCGGGACGTGTCCGAGCAACTGGCCGACGCGAGCGGCCAACTGTCCAGCGCCAGCGAGGAGATCTCGTCCGGGGCCCAGGAGCAGGCCAGCAGCCTGGAGGAAACAGCCAGCGCGCTCCAGGAGATCACCGCCACGGTGAAGCAGAGCGCCGACAACGCCCAGCAGGCGCGTCAGCTCGCCAGCGGGTCCAAGGAGGTGGCCGAGCGGGGCGGCACCGTGGTGAGCGGCGCCGTCGGCGCCATGGGCGAGATCAACGCGTCCAGCAAGAAGATCGCCGAGATCATCACCACCATTGATGAGATCGCGTTCCAGACCAACCTGCTCGCCCTCAACGCGGCGGTGGAAGCGGCCCGAGCCGGGGAGCAGGGGCGCGGGTTCGCCGTGGTGGCGTCGGAGGTGCGGAACCTGGCCCAGCGCTCGGCCACCGCCGCCAAGGAGATCAAGGGGCTGATCCAGGACAGCGTCAAGAAGGTGGACGCCGGCACCGAGCTGGTCAACAAGTCCGGCGACACCCTGGCCGAGATCGTCACCAGCGTCAAGCGGGTCACCGACATCGTCACCGAGATGGCCGCCGCCAGCCGCGAGCAGTCCAGCGGCATCGAGCAGGTCAACAAGGCCGTCTCCCAGATGGACACCGTCACCCAGCGGAACGCCTCCCAGACCGAAGAAATGAGCGCCACCGCACAGGCCCTCACCGACCAGGCCGGCCAGCTCCGCGACCTGGTCGGCCGGTTCAAGTTGGGGCACGGGAGCGCGGCCCCGGCGGCGCGGCCGGCGAAGCGGTCGGCGCCGAAGCCCCGGCCGGCGGTGGCCAAGGCGCTCAAGCGGCACAGCAGCAACGGCAACGGCAACGGCAACGGCAGCAGCAACGGGCACGGCGGTGGTCACGAGCTGGATTCCATGGGCAGTGACGGGTTCAGCGACTTCTAA
- a CDS encoding DUF1501 domain-containing protein: MRVEPPAGSPRSPLLFNRRNFLHVGAIGALGLTLDQYLRLQAAEPAANKKKPKAEACIHIFLPGGMAHQESWDPKPFAPVEYRGEMGTVRTKIEGEVFNECLAKTAAVADQIAVCRAMTHGEAAHERGTHNMFTGYRPSPALKFPSMGSVVSHELGVRNNLPPYVAVPSMPAQEAGSGYLSSSFAPFSLGSDPANGGFKVQDLALPGSVTPDRFAGRRNMLDAVNAHFAGKEKSDNLDAMDTFYQRAYGLISSEKARDAFDINKEDAKLRDAYGRNAAGQRMLMARRLVEGGVRFVTLTYGGWDLHNGIVQGTKNQLPQFDQAFAALITDLKTRGLLDSTLVMVSSEFGRTPKINGTAGRDHWPKVFSVVLAGGGIKKGLIYGKSDATATEPEEDALTVEDMAHTVYTCLGIDADKRLMSPGDRPIDIVREGHTRKDLLA, translated from the coding sequence ATGCGGGTGGAACCCCCCGCGGGTTCCCCCCGGTCCCCCCTCCTGTTTAACCGCCGGAACTTCTTGCACGTGGGGGCCATCGGCGCCCTCGGCCTCACGCTGGACCAGTACCTGCGGCTCCAGGCCGCCGAGCCGGCCGCCAACAAGAAGAAGCCCAAGGCCGAGGCGTGCATCCACATCTTCCTGCCGGGCGGCATGGCCCACCAGGAGAGCTGGGACCCGAAGCCGTTCGCCCCGGTCGAGTACCGCGGCGAGATGGGCACGGTGAGGACCAAGATCGAGGGCGAGGTGTTCAACGAGTGCCTCGCCAAGACGGCGGCGGTCGCGGACCAGATCGCCGTGTGCCGGGCGATGACCCACGGCGAGGCGGCCCACGAGCGGGGCACGCACAACATGTTCACCGGCTACCGCCCCAGCCCGGCCCTCAAGTTCCCCAGCATGGGGAGCGTGGTGAGCCACGAGCTGGGCGTCCGCAACAACCTGCCGCCCTACGTCGCGGTGCCGAGCATGCCGGCCCAGGAGGCGGGCAGCGGCTACCTGTCCTCGTCGTTCGCCCCGTTCAGCCTGGGCAGCGACCCGGCCAACGGCGGCTTCAAGGTGCAGGACCTGGCGCTGCCCGGGAGCGTCACCCCGGACCGGTTCGCCGGCCGCCGCAACATGCTCGACGCGGTCAACGCGCACTTCGCCGGCAAGGAGAAGTCCGACAACCTCGACGCGATGGACACCTTCTACCAGCGGGCCTACGGGCTCATCAGCAGCGAGAAGGCCCGCGACGCGTTCGACATCAACAAGGAAGACGCCAAGCTCCGCGACGCCTACGGCCGCAACGCCGCCGGCCAGCGGATGCTCATGGCCCGCCGGCTCGTTGAGGGCGGCGTGCGGTTCGTGACCCTCACCTACGGCGGGTGGGACCTGCACAACGGCATCGTGCAGGGCACCAAGAACCAGCTCCCGCAGTTCGACCAGGCGTTCGCGGCGCTGATCACCGACCTCAAGACCCGCGGGCTGCTGGACAGCACCCTGGTCATGGTGTCGAGCGAGTTCGGCCGCACCCCGAAGATCAACGGCACCGCGGGCCGCGACCACTGGCCCAAGGTGTTCTCCGTGGTGCTCGCCGGCGGCGGCATCAAGAAGGGGCTCATCTACGGCAAGTCCGACGCCACCGCGACCGAGCCCGAGGAGGACGCGCTGACGGTCGAGGACATGGCGCACACGGTGTACACCTGCCTCGGCATCGACGCCGACAAGCGGCTGATGTCGCCGGGCGACCGGCCCATCGACATCGTTCGCGAGGGGCACACCCGCAAGGACCTGCTGGCGTAA
- a CDS encoding PPC domain-containing protein — MNRTLFRCLLSSFVLFVLFCGHSLAASPALGAIQPRGAQRGTEATLTFQGGRLADAQEVLAYYPGISVKKLEVVNDATLKVAVTIAPDCRLGEHVFRVRTATGVSDARTFWVGALPVIDEVEPNSEFEKPQPVPLNVTVHGVVQAEDQDYFVVEGKKGQRLSVEVEAMRLGTTFFDPYVAILDAKRFELATGDDSALGGQDGGCSVVLPADGKYIVQVRESAYGGNDACQYRLHIGNFPRPTAVVPAGGKPNEELEVTFLGDPAGPIKQKVKLPASDANAWRLHCQTPDGVHPAGFKFRVTDLPNAFETPNNGGPATASPGPAPGAFNGVIAQPGETDYFKFAAKKGQVFDLRCMARALGSPLDPVLYVGNAQGGALAGNDDNGGPDSYIRFTAPADGDYTLWVHDHLRKGGPDYFYRVEVAPVAASVTTTIPKVDGNNLTNQDRQTFTVPKGGRYASLVIANRADVGGPLTIGFDKLPAGVTVSAEPMEPGLNVVPVVFEAKPDAPTAGTLVAISATHPDPNVKAPSRTALDAALTLGPPNQTIYARHELDRTAIAVAEAAPYSIEVIEPKVPLVQNGGANLRVVAKRAEGFKGAITVFPLWTPPGMGIQGSAVIPEGQTECVLPMNAAPDAGARKWKTAVHAVADAGKGPVWTASRLFTLEVVAPIVTLTMERPAVEQGGQTQLFCKVAVGAPFEGKAKVNLIGLPAKTTSQTVEITKDTKEFAFPITADKTSPVGQHNVFAQVIVERAGEQIAGNTGGTQLRIDVPLPPKVAATPPPKQEAPKTPTPAPPAKAPEKRLTRLEQLRKEAEEREKAAAGGAPAPKKEEPKKP; from the coding sequence ATGAACCGCACCCTGTTCCGCTGCTTGCTGTCTTCTTTTGTGCTTTTTGTGCTTTTTTGCGGCCATTCTCTTGCGGCCTCTCCCGCGCTGGGGGCGATCCAGCCGCGCGGGGCGCAGCGCGGCACCGAGGCCACGCTCACCTTCCAGGGCGGGCGCCTCGCCGACGCGCAGGAGGTGCTCGCGTACTACCCGGGGATCAGCGTCAAGAAGCTCGAAGTCGTCAACGACGCGACCCTGAAGGTCGCGGTGACGATCGCCCCGGACTGCCGGCTCGGCGAGCACGTGTTCCGGGTCCGCACCGCGACCGGGGTCTCCGACGCCCGCACGTTCTGGGTCGGCGCCCTGCCCGTGATCGACGAGGTGGAGCCGAACAGCGAGTTCGAGAAGCCCCAGCCGGTCCCGCTGAACGTGACCGTTCACGGGGTGGTGCAGGCCGAGGACCAGGACTACTTCGTTGTCGAGGGCAAGAAGGGCCAGCGGCTGTCCGTCGAGGTGGAGGCGATGCGGCTCGGGACCACGTTCTTCGACCCCTACGTCGCCATCCTCGACGCGAAGCGGTTCGAGCTGGCCACCGGCGACGACTCCGCGCTGGGCGGGCAGGACGGCGGGTGCTCGGTGGTGCTCCCGGCCGACGGCAAGTACATCGTCCAGGTCCGCGAGAGCGCCTACGGCGGCAACGACGCGTGCCAGTACCGGCTCCACATCGGCAACTTCCCGCGCCCCACGGCCGTCGTGCCCGCGGGCGGCAAGCCGAACGAGGAGCTGGAGGTCACCTTCCTGGGCGACCCGGCGGGGCCGATCAAGCAGAAGGTGAAGCTCCCGGCGAGCGACGCGAACGCCTGGCGGCTGCACTGCCAGACGCCGGACGGCGTCCACCCCGCCGGCTTCAAGTTCCGCGTCACCGACCTCCCGAACGCCTTCGAGACGCCGAACAACGGCGGCCCCGCGACCGCCAGCCCCGGCCCCGCGCCGGGCGCGTTCAACGGCGTGATCGCGCAGCCCGGCGAGACCGATTACTTCAAGTTCGCGGCCAAGAAGGGGCAGGTGTTCGACCTGCGGTGCATGGCCCGCGCGCTCGGCTCCCCGCTCGACCCGGTGCTCTACGTGGGCAACGCCCAGGGCGGCGCGCTGGCGGGCAACGACGACAACGGCGGCCCGGACAGCTACATCCGGTTCACCGCCCCGGCCGACGGCGACTACACCCTCTGGGTCCACGACCACCTGCGCAAGGGCGGCCCGGACTACTTCTATCGCGTCGAGGTGGCGCCGGTCGCGGCGTCGGTCACCACCACGATCCCGAAGGTGGACGGGAACAACCTCACGAACCAGGACCGGCAGACGTTCACCGTCCCGAAGGGCGGGCGGTACGCGTCGCTCGTCATCGCCAACCGCGCCGACGTGGGCGGGCCGCTCACCATCGGGTTCGACAAGCTCCCGGCCGGGGTGACGGTCAGCGCCGAGCCGATGGAGCCGGGGCTCAACGTCGTCCCGGTGGTGTTCGAGGCCAAGCCGGACGCGCCGACCGCGGGCACCCTGGTCGCGATCAGCGCGACCCACCCCGACCCGAACGTGAAGGCCCCGAGCCGCACCGCCCTTGATGCGGCGCTCACGCTGGGGCCGCCGAACCAGACGATCTACGCCCGCCACGAGCTGGACCGCACCGCGATCGCGGTCGCCGAGGCCGCCCCGTACTCGATCGAGGTGATCGAGCCGAAGGTGCCGCTGGTGCAGAACGGGGGCGCCAACCTCCGCGTGGTCGCCAAGCGGGCCGAGGGCTTCAAGGGGGCGATCACGGTGTTCCCGCTGTGGACCCCGCCGGGCATGGGCATCCAGGGCTCGGCGGTGATCCCCGAGGGGCAGACCGAGTGCGTGCTGCCGATGAACGCCGCCCCCGACGCCGGCGCCCGGAAGTGGAAGACGGCCGTCCACGCGGTCGCGGACGCCGGGAAAGGCCCGGTGTGGACCGCGAGCCGGCTGTTCACGCTCGAGGTCGTGGCCCCCATCGTCACGCTCACGATGGAGCGCCCGGCGGTCGAACAGGGCGGGCAGACGCAACTGTTCTGCAAGGTCGCCGTCGGCGCGCCGTTCGAGGGCAAGGCGAAGGTGAACCTGATCGGCCTGCCCGCGAAGACCACCTCGCAGACGGTGGAGATCACCAAGGACACGAAAGAGTTCGCGTTCCCGATCACCGCGGACAAGACCAGCCCGGTGGGGCAGCACAACGTGTTCGCGCAGGTGATCGTCGAGCGCGCGGGCGAACAGATCGCGGGCAACACCGGCGGCACGCAGCTCCGCATCGATGTCCCGCTGCCGCCCAAGGTGGCCGCCACGCCCCCGCCGAAGCAGGAGGCCCCCAAGACGCCGACGCCGGCCCCGCCCGCCAAGGCGCCCGAGAAGCGGCTCACGCGGCTCGAACAGCTCCGCAAGGAGGCCGAGGAGCGCGAGAAGGCCGCGGCGGGCGGTGCACCGGCCCCCAAGAAGGAAGAGCCGAAGAAGCCGTGA
- a CDS encoding addiction module protein encodes MSETAEKLTAALLELPLAERLEVMDALAASLTGPPAPFVTAGAEFGTELDRRRAEHESGADPGVPAADFFRELRERRGK; translated from the coding sequence ATGAGCGAAACGGCCGAAAAACTGACAGCGGCTTTGCTCGAACTGCCGCTTGCCGAGCGGCTCGAAGTGATGGACGCGCTCGCCGCTTCGCTCACCGGCCCACCGGCCCCGTTCGTCACAGCCGGTGCCGAGTTCGGAACCGAACTCGACCGCCGCCGGGCCGAACACGAGAGCGGCGCGGACCCGGGCGTGCCGGCCGCCGACTTCTTCCGTGAGCTGCGCGAGCGCCGGGGGAAGTAG
- a CDS encoding type II toxin-antitoxin system RelE/ParE family toxin: MKPARLHSLAQAEIVRAVAFYNDARAGLGDEFADEVEAAIARIERHPKAAPPDRNGYRKCVVGKRFPYAIFYYEYDAHVWVASVYHSSREPDAWTDRTPETGDSN, from the coding sequence GTGAAACCGGCCCGCCTGCACTCACTGGCCCAGGCCGAGATCGTCCGGGCGGTGGCGTTTTATAACGACGCGCGGGCCGGCCTGGGGGACGAATTCGCGGACGAGGTCGAAGCCGCAATCGCCCGCATCGAGCGGCACCCGAAAGCCGCCCCGCCGGACCGCAACGGCTACCGCAAATGCGTCGTCGGGAAGCGGTTCCCGTACGCGATCTTTTACTACGAGTACGACGCCCACGTTTGGGTTGCGAGCGTGTACCACAGCAGTCGCGAACCCGACGCCTGGACCGACCGCACGCCCGAAACCGGCGACTCCAACTGA
- a CDS encoding DUF1549 and DUF1553 domain-containing protein, whose translation MRYAYLLATLALALGGAARAQTIAVYPPDVNLETARDRQSFVVQLTQPDGITRDVTAQAQVTFANPALVKREGVFVLPVADGATDMVVAFGGQTVKVPVKVTRAKEDRPVSFKQDVMPVFMRAGCNSGGCHGAARGKDGFRLSLFGFDPDGDHFRLTREVNGRRVNLAVPAESTLLEKATGKVAHTGGGKIKEGDEYYQTITRWLEADAPTDAPTVALPVGLEVYPPSAVLDGRDEKQRLVVRAKYSDGTDRDVTALALFLSSNDSAAKIPPDGDGTATAGDRGEAFLMARFHTFTIGVPFITLPKDLKFAWTNPPEANYIDTLVHNKLKKLRIEPSGVCDDQTFVRRVYLDIVGGLPTPEEYARFMVSTVPNKRELLVDELLDRKEFSELWVLKWAELLQIRSSNEVSYKAMLLYYGWLQEKISRNVPTDVWVKELLGANGGTFKNAATNYYQLERDVLKVTENVAQVFMGMRIGCAQCHNHPFDRWTMDDYYGFASFFTQIGRKGTDDARELVIFNSGGGEVNHPVHKRPMPAKFLGGTAPADVAGKDRRVVLANWLASPENPYFAKNLSNIVWNHFFGQGIVNEVDDVRISNPASNQELLDALGKKFTEYKYDFKKLVRDICTSHTYQRATQPTKTNESDTRNFARGPIRRIRAETMLDVITQVTDTKNKFQGLPLGARAVQIADGGVSTYFLTTFGRPTRETVCACEVRLEPTLSQSLHLLNGGTVEPKIAQGNLVGRLLQEKKSHAQVVEQIYIRCLSRGPKPDELKNLLAVVDAAKDKKQALEDVFWAVMNSREFMFNH comes from the coding sequence ATGCGCTACGCCTATCTGCTCGCGACGCTCGCCCTCGCCCTCGGCGGCGCCGCCCGCGCGCAGACGATCGCCGTCTACCCGCCGGACGTCAACCTCGAAACGGCGCGGGACCGGCAGTCGTTCGTCGTGCAGCTCACGCAACCCGACGGCATCACGCGCGACGTGACCGCCCAGGCGCAGGTCACCTTCGCGAACCCGGCGCTGGTGAAGCGCGAGGGCGTGTTCGTGCTGCCCGTCGCCGACGGCGCTACGGACATGGTCGTCGCGTTCGGCGGCCAGACGGTGAAGGTGCCGGTGAAGGTGACGCGGGCGAAGGAGGACCGGCCGGTCTCGTTCAAGCAGGACGTGATGCCGGTGTTCATGCGCGCCGGGTGCAACTCCGGCGGGTGCCACGGCGCCGCCCGCGGCAAGGACGGGTTCCGGCTGTCGCTGTTCGGGTTCGACCCGGACGGCGACCACTTCCGGCTCACCCGCGAGGTCAACGGCCGGCGGGTCAACCTGGCGGTGCCGGCCGAGAGCACGCTGTTAGAGAAGGCCACCGGGAAGGTCGCCCACACCGGCGGCGGGAAGATCAAGGAGGGGGACGAGTACTACCAGACGATCACGCGGTGGCTCGAGGCCGACGCCCCGACGGACGCCCCGACCGTGGCGCTGCCGGTGGGCCTGGAGGTGTACCCGCCGTCCGCGGTGCTCGACGGCCGGGACGAGAAGCAGCGGCTCGTCGTCCGCGCGAAGTACAGCGACGGCACGGACCGCGACGTGACCGCGCTGGCGCTGTTCCTGAGCAGCAACGACAGCGCCGCGAAGATCCCGCCGGACGGCGACGGCACCGCCACCGCGGGCGACCGCGGCGAGGCGTTCCTGATGGCCCGGTTCCACACGTTCACCATCGGGGTGCCGTTCATCACCCTGCCCAAGGACCTGAAGTTCGCCTGGACCAACCCGCCCGAGGCGAACTACATCGACACGCTGGTCCACAACAAGCTGAAGAAGCTCCGCATCGAGCCCTCGGGCGTGTGCGACGACCAGACGTTCGTGCGCCGGGTGTACCTCGACATCGTCGGCGGGCTGCCCACCCCCGAAGAGTACGCCCGGTTCATGGTCTCGACGGTGCCGAACAAGCGCGAGCTGCTCGTGGACGAGCTGCTCGACCGCAAGGAGTTCTCGGAGCTGTGGGTGCTGAAGTGGGCCGAGCTGCTCCAGATCCGGTCGTCGAACGAGGTCAGCTACAAGGCGATGCTCCTCTACTACGGCTGGCTGCAGGAGAAGATCTCCCGCAACGTGCCCACCGACGTGTGGGTGAAGGAGCTGCTGGGGGCCAACGGCGGCACGTTCAAGAACGCGGCGACGAACTACTACCAGCTCGAGCGCGACGTGCTGAAGGTGACGGAGAACGTGGCCCAGGTGTTCATGGGCATGCGCATCGGCTGCGCGCAGTGCCACAACCACCCGTTCGACCGCTGGACGATGGACGACTACTACGGGTTCGCGTCGTTCTTCACGCAGATCGGCCGCAAGGGCACCGACGACGCCCGCGAGCTGGTGATCTTCAACTCCGGCGGCGGCGAGGTGAACCACCCGGTCCACAAGCGGCCGATGCCGGCGAAGTTCCTCGGCGGCACCGCCCCGGCGGACGTGGCCGGCAAGGACCGCCGGGTGGTGCTGGCGAACTGGCTCGCCTCCCCGGAGAACCCCTACTTCGCGAAGAACCTGTCGAACATCGTGTGGAACCACTTCTTCGGCCAGGGGATCGTGAACGAGGTGGACGACGTGCGCATCTCGAACCCGGCGAGCAACCAGGAGCTGCTGGACGCGCTCGGGAAGAAGTTCACCGAGTACAAGTACGACTTCAAGAAGCTGGTGCGCGACATCTGCACGTCGCACACCTACCAGCGGGCGACGCAGCCCACCAAGACGAACGAGAGCGACACCCGGAACTTCGCCCGCGGCCCGATCCGCCGCATCCGCGCGGAGACGATGCTCGACGTGATCACGCAGGTGACCGACACGAAGAACAAGTTCCAGGGGCTGCCGCTGGGCGCCCGCGCGGTGCAGATCGCCGACGGCGGGGTGAGCACGTACTTCCTGACCACCTTCGGCCGCCCGACCCGCGAAACGGTGTGCGCGTGCGAGGTGCGGCTCGAACCGACGCTGTCGCAGAGCCTGCACCTCCTGAACGGCGGCACGGTGGAGCCCAAGATCGCACAGGGGAACCTCGTGGGCCGGCTGCTGCAGGAGAAGAAGTCGCACGCGCAGGTCGTCGAGCAGATTTACATCCGCTGCCTGAGCCGCGGCCCCAAGCCGGACGAGTTGAAGAACCTGCTCGCCGTCGTGGACGCGGCGAAGGACAAGAAGCAGGCGCTGGAGGACGTGTTCTGGGCGGTGATGAACTCGCGCGAGTTCATGTTCAACCACTGA